A single region of the Candidatus Protochlamydia amoebophila UWE25 genome encodes:
- the der gene encoding ribosome biogenesis GTPase Der — translation MTHLPKLAIVGRPNVGKSALFNRICKQKIAIVDEAEGITRDRLYAEGELFGLHFQVIDTGGINARSKEVFNEEIKRQAEIAIEEADTIVQVVDAHVGLTELDKEVARVLLRTKKPVCLAVNKIDNLSQTSLMHQFHSLGIKQMIPVSAAQGWQIAELLETAFEKISREIESQETFSSIKVAIVGRANVGKSSLVNYLLDEDRCIVSPIPGTTRDSVDISFTHKDECYTLIDTAGIRRKRAEHEVVDKFAAIRTERAIERADLCVLMLDVQEGITAQDKKIANTIEEAGQGCIILLNKWDLVQGFRMEHCLQNLEEEVPFLRHCPKIFTSAKTGRNIDKLFPLIQEVYANSQKRITTHQLNKFIGEALQKNHPPMIQGKRLRIYYMAQVAVKPPKFILFVNYPNLMTDTYKKYLYNQFREAYAFTGVPILIHLKGKTKKDKPVSSLSLTRKQTKSTDQENNEYDELYQEQRVSDEDYYFENEEDLTEK, via the coding sequence ATGACCCATTTACCCAAACTCGCCATTGTTGGGCGACCAAATGTGGGAAAATCAGCACTATTTAATCGAATCTGCAAACAAAAAATTGCAATCGTGGATGAAGCAGAAGGAATAACTCGGGATCGATTATATGCAGAAGGCGAACTATTTGGACTCCATTTTCAAGTAATCGATACAGGCGGTATTAATGCTCGTTCAAAAGAAGTTTTTAATGAAGAAATCAAACGTCAAGCTGAAATCGCGATTGAAGAAGCAGATACGATTGTTCAAGTTGTCGATGCTCATGTCGGTTTAACAGAATTGGATAAAGAAGTTGCGAGAGTTTTGCTAAGAACAAAAAAGCCTGTTTGTTTGGCCGTCAATAAAATTGACAATTTATCGCAAACGTCTTTAATGCATCAATTTCATTCTTTAGGAATCAAGCAAATGATTCCCGTTTCAGCAGCGCAAGGCTGGCAAATCGCAGAACTATTGGAAACAGCTTTTGAAAAAATTTCGCGTGAAATTGAATCTCAAGAAACTTTTTCTTCCATTAAAGTGGCGATTGTGGGAAGAGCTAATGTAGGAAAATCTTCCCTGGTTAACTACTTATTAGATGAAGACCGTTGTATTGTTAGTCCTATACCTGGAACAACTCGTGATAGTGTAGATATTTCATTTACCCATAAAGATGAATGCTACACTCTTATTGATACAGCAGGAATAAGACGAAAACGAGCCGAACATGAAGTTGTCGATAAATTTGCTGCAATTCGCACCGAAAGAGCTATTGAAAGGGCTGATTTATGCGTTTTGATGCTAGATGTTCAAGAAGGAATTACAGCGCAGGATAAGAAAATAGCGAATACGATCGAAGAAGCTGGACAAGGCTGTATCATCTTACTTAATAAATGGGATCTTGTTCAGGGTTTCCGTATGGAACATTGCCTGCAAAACTTGGAGGAAGAAGTTCCTTTTCTTCGTCATTGTCCCAAGATTTTCACCTCTGCTAAAACGGGACGTAATATTGATAAATTGTTTCCTTTAATTCAAGAAGTCTATGCAAATTCGCAAAAAAGAATCACAACACATCAATTGAATAAATTCATCGGAGAAGCACTCCAAAAAAATCACCCTCCTATGATTCAAGGTAAGCGTTTACGCATTTATTATATGGCACAGGTTGCCGTTAAACCCCCCAAATTTATTTTATTCGTTAACTATCCGAATTTGATGACCGATACTTATAAAAAGTATCTTTATAATCAATTTAGGGAAGCTTATGCCTTTACTGGCGTCCCTATCCTTATTCATTTGAAAGGAAAAACAAAAAAAGACAAACCAGTTTCTTCATTGTCTCTAACTCGAAAACAAACAAAATCAACAGATCAAGAAAATAATGAATATGATGAATTGTATCAGGAGCAGAGGGTAAGTGATGAAGACTATTATTTTGAAAATGAAGAAGATTTAACAGAAAAATAA
- a CDS encoding hemolysin family protein, which yields MFEILLILMCLILNAFLAGAETAFIAVSKSTLREWIKKGHARAKLLLTLRENPERTLSVIQIGITFLGAFAAALGGAGAEETITPWLTSTFRLTETLAEILSLMIVVVPLTFVSVVVGELVPKTLALRRPLFFASKSAPWLFQASRFISPIVSSLEWSTKMVLASFPKHHIVSEESQEESNFPLEHLSTFDKQYIFNIVKVEKTTVREIFVSWPEVVSVNSAQTLSEVENIVISSGHTRLPVLQDQEVMGIINAKEFLAFQKTGQQNWMSIVRPPLKIEDKLPILSALRFMQDHRSHMAIVYQGKNKSGIVTMEAIFEEIVGDIYDEEDDGSLKRILGRSIK from the coding sequence ATGTTTGAAATTTTATTGATTTTAATGTGTTTGATTCTTAATGCATTTTTAGCTGGAGCAGAAACAGCTTTTATTGCAGTTAGTAAATCAACTTTGAGAGAATGGATTAAAAAGGGGCATGCAAGAGCTAAATTGCTTTTAACTTTACGCGAAAATCCAGAGAGAACTCTATCTGTTATTCAAATAGGAATTACTTTTTTGGGGGCATTTGCAGCAGCTTTAGGGGGTGCTGGCGCCGAAGAAACCATTACTCCTTGGCTAACTTCTACGTTTAGATTGACTGAGACTTTAGCTGAAATTCTTTCGTTGATGATTGTTGTTGTTCCTTTAACTTTCGTTAGCGTAGTAGTTGGAGAGCTTGTTCCCAAAACTCTGGCATTAAGACGCCCTTTATTTTTTGCTTCGAAATCTGCACCTTGGCTCTTTCAGGCCAGCCGATTTATCAGCCCTATTGTTTCTTCGCTTGAATGGTCGACCAAAATGGTTTTAGCCTCTTTTCCAAAACACCACATTGTGAGTGAAGAAAGTCAAGAGGAATCAAATTTTCCCTTAGAACATCTTTCAACGTTCGATAAACAATACATTTTTAATATTGTTAAGGTTGAAAAAACAACTGTCAGAGAAATTTTTGTTAGTTGGCCTGAAGTTGTTAGCGTTAACAGTGCTCAAACATTGTCCGAAGTAGAAAACATTGTCATCTCATCAGGTCATACACGCTTACCTGTTTTACAAGATCAAGAAGTTATGGGAATTATCAACGCTAAAGAATTTTTAGCTTTTCAAAAAACTGGGCAACAAAATTGGATGTCTATTGTTCGTCCCCCCCTTAAAATTGAAGATAAATTACCCATTCTCTCTGCTCTTCGTTTTATGCAAGATCATCGGAGTCATATGGCTATTGTCTATCAAGGAAAAAATAAAAGTGGAATTGTTACCATGGAAGCTATTTTCGAAGAAATAGTCGGTGATATTTACGATGAAGAAGATGATGGATCATTAAAAAGAATCTTGGGTCGTTCTATAAAATAA
- a CDS encoding SulP family inorganic anion transporter, giving the protein MSHSHHDEVSLIAFQKDFEKYSWSAFRLDLLSGLSVSMLTVPQVMAYALVAGLPVSCGILASVFSAIVVAIFCSSRHLIVGPSNAIAILIQACISEILFTYYRDISGPEKEQLILQILSQLMLLVGAIQILAAFFKLGRLTHFVSHTVIIGYISGVALALVINQIFPLLGMPVPRHLSSLYEMSVYILTHLTTINWPTALIGVTCLSLLLILRRIDRKLPSGAIVLAIVALVAYFFGYIYNYFIVNEYQFFNWEYIGKIMEPIALVGETNGEGLIPNWGLPYFNTGIMNNLLPVAFAIALLSVMEATTASKSIAVKSGQHLSTNQEIFGVGLGNFFGAFIGAMPVSGSAARSSLNFENGAKTRLAAIVSSLTVALILFAFGFLIRHIPVAAFAALLVASASNIVNLKQLFVCLKATRSDAFVLILTILSCIFFRLDIAFYIGVIMSISLYLKKAAIPQLVEFTVDNEGVLHTIDHHHLQEPRSIRFIKVEGELFFGSADLFQAALKSITEDDTTTRVLILQLKNARDIDATTCLALQQLHHYLKSSGRHLIGCGLTHQIWDVLSDSGIIDIVGKSNLFIFDEKHPQLSVQKAFIRAHELLSIDTANISEIVPPITAMPMPEAISDSQVIDPSSVISPVAN; this is encoded by the coding sequence ATGTCACACTCTCATCATGACGAAGTATCTCTGATTGCTTTCCAGAAAGATTTTGAAAAATATTCTTGGAGTGCATTTCGCTTAGATTTACTGTCGGGCTTATCTGTTTCTATGCTAACAGTTCCTCAAGTAATGGCTTACGCCCTTGTAGCTGGTTTACCAGTTTCGTGTGGTATTTTGGCTTCTGTTTTTTCTGCTATAGTGGTAGCTATTTTCTGTTCTTCTCGCCATTTGATCGTTGGTCCTAGCAATGCAATCGCTATTCTAATTCAAGCATGTATTTCAGAAATTTTATTTACCTATTATCGAGATATTTCTGGTCCTGAAAAAGAGCAGCTTATTTTGCAAATTTTATCCCAACTTATGTTGTTAGTAGGAGCAATTCAAATTTTAGCTGCATTTTTTAAATTGGGAAGGTTGACGCACTTTGTCAGTCATACGGTGATTATTGGTTATATCTCTGGAGTTGCTCTTGCCCTGGTGATTAACCAAATTTTTCCCTTACTTGGTATGCCTGTCCCTCGTCATCTTTCTTCTCTCTATGAAATGAGTGTTTATATTTTAACGCATTTGACAACGATCAATTGGCCGACAGCTTTAATTGGTGTTACGTGTTTGAGTTTGTTGCTCATATTAAGAAGAATTGATCGAAAGCTTCCTTCTGGTGCCATTGTTTTAGCTATAGTAGCTCTTGTCGCTTATTTTTTTGGCTATATTTACAATTATTTTATTGTTAATGAATACCAATTTTTCAATTGGGAATATATTGGAAAAATAATGGAACCTATCGCCCTTGTTGGAGAAACAAACGGTGAGGGTTTAATTCCCAATTGGGGTTTGCCTTATTTTAATACAGGAATTATGAATAACTTACTTCCTGTCGCTTTTGCTATTGCTCTTTTAAGTGTCATGGAAGCAACAACAGCTTCTAAGTCCATCGCCGTAAAGTCGGGTCAGCATCTCTCTACAAATCAAGAAATTTTTGGAGTGGGCTTAGGAAACTTTTTTGGTGCTTTTATTGGAGCGATGCCTGTATCAGGAAGTGCGGCTAGGAGTTCATTAAATTTTGAAAATGGTGCTAAAACGCGTTTAGCAGCAATAGTAAGCTCTCTAACTGTTGCTTTAATTTTATTTGCTTTTGGTTTTCTCATTAGACACATTCCTGTTGCTGCTTTTGCAGCACTTCTGGTTGCATCAGCTAGTAATATCGTGAATTTAAAACAATTATTTGTCTGTTTGAAAGCTACGCGATCAGATGCTTTTGTTTTGATTTTAACCATATTGTCTTGCATCTTTTTTAGACTAGATATTGCTTTTTACATAGGTGTTATCATGTCTATTTCGCTTTACTTAAAAAAAGCAGCGATTCCTCAGCTTGTTGAATTTACAGTAGATAATGAAGGAGTCTTGCATACAATCGATCACCATCACTTACAAGAACCTCGAAGTATTCGTTTTATTAAGGTTGAAGGGGAGCTGTTTTTTGGCTCAGCAGATTTATTTCAGGCCGCATTAAAGTCAATTACAGAAGATGATACAACAACAAGAGTCCTCATTTTACAGCTCAAAAATGCGCGTGATATTGATGCGACAACTTGTTTAGCATTGCAACAACTTCATCATTATTTGAAATCTTCAGGAAGGCACCTTATTGGCTGTGGATTAACCCACCAAATTTGGGATGTTTTGAGTGATTCAGGAATCATTGATATTGTCGGAAAAAGCAATTTATTTATTTTTGACGAAAAACATCCTCAATTATCTGTTCAAAAAGCTTTTATACGAGCACATGAACTTTTATCCATCGATACAGCAAATATTTCAGAAATTGTCCCTCCTATTACTGCGATGCCTATGCCCGAAGCTATTTCTGATTCTCAAGTCATAGATCCTTCTTCAGTTATTTCACCAGTAGCTAACTAA
- the yidD gene encoding membrane protein insertion efficiency factor YidD — translation MYSFIFIAPLLSDPWGKDADLISPHFDVCPSSSPSLLAKLGMQAIRFHQEVISPADGPRSHFIPSSSQYTLNAMRKYGFFRGYTMGCDRLMRENDDPWIYRTILDPNGKTINWDPVP, via the coding sequence ATGTATAGTTTCATTTTTATTGCCCCTTTGTTGAGCGATCCTTGGGGGAAAGATGCGGATTTAATTTCTCCTCATTTTGATGTTTGTCCTTCTTCCTCCCCTTCTCTTTTAGCAAAATTAGGCATGCAAGCCATTCGCTTTCACCAAGAAGTGATCTCACCAGCTGACGGGCCAAGAAGCCATTTTATTCCCAGTAGTTCTCAATATACATTAAATGCAATGCGTAAATACGGTTTTTTTCGAGGTTATACGATGGGGTGTGATCGCTTAATGAGAGAAAATGACGACCCGTGGATTTACCGAACAATTCTCGATCCCAATGGTAAAACAATCAACTGGGATCCGGTTCCCTAA
- a CDS encoding DEAD/DEAH box helicase: MTAIPSYLQPYFQDAEKSLNAKLAKEIEFSGATYQILVEDLYTHLEYWVFLQLEAQGNIKDAFCSCNSQDEGCLHQLVAYLSLFNTNEIPLHLRFERSLWNHLCFLYEDRLNDALMELKQLQPGHYIFQSSSEKIIFSIKALSDSSILFLDELVTPRPKETEETSLKFSNLSNEDLLLWREGRPNPQLRYDLSYWSDLAKWLMRKQDNQEAYQVSFQYSKKKLPNWIQIDFYDLEIGFYLSEANLPFIIPSLATVKSPLSVRNANNQGIDRIEYDKTTGIMRIFEGSLEKAPKIKKESDSFLNGIRLENWIFIPEKGFYTDEPHNLLQTPELEGEQLSVALTEHQRFLSTLLMNEVIHRSVQVPSYQLFFDKKWNLHIVAYLFEIGDLSLNYSRIIGDWAYLDGEGFYPLENKRFEEVETIIPIYQVSDFVTQNRGWLNNIEGFHTHIRSIEYQLSYQVSETNRLTFQCSLAKAKQRARLQDFGVWVYLEEYGFYSKSVGPFSHLLKPGFSLSPEQVPLFIRMNRDELSLIPHFFYEKCPLEKTKLHLQMTQKGTIKINPEYVLLPFLKDTNFRLFDDFIYIEKKGFYELSAPLRLPEKFRYPVELAGEELDLFLSYEMEEIRPYIHDIDPRLLKPQKKQLVTSFVEAEEKKGKGWYRFKLYYQTENGIIPITALRQALNKKKQQFAFFEAGLIALQDKQLDWIRRLDKDRFDKDEEVVFLTTLEFMRINAFEQIQFFETENLDLESSQKNFIALQELQTPDVPNITGLNSHLRPYQEIGVQWLWFLYHQQLAGLLCDDMGLGKTHQAMALIASVANLYRNYAEGIQRHFLIVCPTSVIYHWQDKLEQFLPGLRICTFFGVKRSLAAFHQSYDILLTSYGILRNEKELLSQVNFEIAIFDEIQVAKNQTSLVYAALKNVKAQMKLGLTGTPIENHLRELKSLFDIVLPTYMPNENDYRELFIKPIEREYNSHRKDILNRLIKPFTLRRKKEDVLKDLPEKSEEIAYCDLSPYQQQLYTEVLEQRKRHLMQDLKDDQTPIPYLHIFALLSSLKQICNHPAVHLKNPGDYQKYSSGKWELFIELLREARESQQKVVIFSQYLGMLDIIENYLNDQKIGYASIRGSTQNRKEQLQKFNHDPSCEVFVGSLQAAGLGIDLTAASVVIHYDRWWNAARENQATDRVHRIGQMKGVQVFKLVTKGTFEEKIDAMINRKGQLMEEIIGVDDQNTLKKFTRNELIELLTYEEKDDDHMTLSDVE; the protein is encoded by the coding sequence ATGACTGCTATTCCTTCTTATTTACAACCTTATTTTCAAGATGCAGAAAAATCGCTAAATGCAAAATTAGCGAAAGAGATTGAATTTTCTGGGGCAACTTATCAAATTCTTGTTGAAGATTTGTACACACATTTAGAGTATTGGGTTTTTCTCCAATTAGAAGCACAAGGAAATATTAAAGATGCTTTTTGTTCGTGTAATAGTCAGGATGAAGGATGCTTACATCAACTTGTTGCTTATTTGAGTTTATTCAATACAAATGAAATCCCCTTACATTTAAGATTTGAACGATCTTTGTGGAATCATCTGTGTTTTCTTTATGAAGATCGTTTAAATGACGCATTAATGGAGCTAAAGCAACTCCAACCTGGTCATTATATTTTTCAGTCTAGTTCAGAGAAAATTATTTTTTCTATCAAAGCTTTGAGTGATTCATCGATTTTATTTTTAGATGAATTAGTGACTCCTCGCCCTAAAGAAACAGAAGAAACTTCTCTAAAATTTTCTAATTTATCCAACGAAGATCTTTTACTTTGGCGTGAGGGTAGGCCTAATCCACAGTTAAGATATGATCTTTCTTATTGGAGTGATTTAGCGAAATGGCTAATGCGTAAACAAGATAATCAAGAAGCGTATCAAGTATCATTCCAGTATTCTAAAAAAAAGCTCCCTAATTGGATACAAATTGATTTCTACGATTTAGAAATAGGGTTTTATTTATCGGAAGCTAATTTGCCATTCATTATTCCTTCTTTAGCTACTGTCAAATCTCCCTTATCAGTTCGAAATGCTAATAATCAAGGAATTGATCGTATAGAGTATGATAAAACAACGGGAATCATGCGCATATTTGAAGGATCTCTTGAGAAAGCACCTAAAATTAAAAAGGAATCAGATTCCTTCTTAAATGGGATACGTTTAGAAAATTGGATATTTATTCCTGAAAAGGGGTTTTATACTGATGAACCACATAATCTATTGCAAACTCCAGAATTAGAAGGAGAGCAATTGTCCGTTGCTTTAACTGAGCATCAACGTTTTCTTTCTACTTTATTAATGAATGAAGTAATTCATAGATCTGTACAGGTTCCTTCCTATCAATTGTTTTTCGATAAAAAATGGAATTTGCATATTGTTGCTTATTTATTTGAAATAGGCGACTTATCTTTAAACTATTCACGAATCATTGGAGATTGGGCTTATCTAGATGGAGAAGGTTTTTATCCCTTAGAAAATAAGCGTTTTGAGGAAGTGGAAACGATTATTCCTATTTATCAAGTATCAGATTTTGTGACACAAAATCGTGGTTGGTTAAATAACATAGAAGGATTTCATACGCATATTAGAAGCATTGAATATCAATTAAGTTATCAAGTGAGTGAAACAAATCGTCTTACTTTTCAATGCTCCCTAGCTAAAGCAAAACAACGAGCTCGTTTGCAGGATTTTGGAGTATGGGTTTATTTAGAAGAGTATGGATTTTATTCTAAATCCGTTGGCCCATTTAGTCATTTATTAAAGCCTGGTTTTTCATTAAGTCCCGAACAAGTTCCTTTATTTATTCGAATGAATCGCGACGAGCTATCTTTGATTCCTCATTTTTTTTATGAAAAATGTCCTCTCGAAAAAACGAAACTCCATCTTCAGATGACTCAAAAGGGAACAATAAAAATTAATCCTGAATACGTTTTGTTACCTTTTTTAAAAGACACAAATTTTCGTTTGTTTGATGATTTCATCTATATCGAAAAAAAGGGGTTTTATGAACTCTCTGCTCCCTTAAGACTTCCTGAAAAATTTCGTTACCCTGTTGAATTAGCAGGGGAAGAATTAGATTTATTTCTCTCTTATGAAATGGAAGAAATTCGCCCTTACATTCATGATATCGACCCAAGATTGCTCAAACCTCAAAAAAAACAATTGGTGACAAGTTTTGTTGAAGCGGAAGAGAAAAAAGGTAAAGGTTGGTATCGCTTTAAGCTATATTATCAAACTGAAAATGGTATCATCCCTATTACGGCTCTTCGCCAAGCTTTAAACAAAAAGAAGCAACAATTTGCTTTTTTTGAGGCAGGATTAATCGCTCTTCAAGATAAACAATTAGATTGGATTCGTAGATTAGATAAAGATCGATTTGATAAAGATGAAGAAGTGGTTTTTTTAACAACGTTAGAATTTATGCGCATCAATGCTTTTGAGCAAATACAGTTTTTTGAAACTGAAAATCTTGATTTAGAATCTAGTCAGAAAAATTTTATCGCTTTACAGGAACTTCAAACCCCAGATGTGCCTAATATTACAGGTCTTAACAGTCATTTAAGACCGTATCAAGAAATTGGTGTTCAATGGTTATGGTTTCTTTATCATCAACAATTAGCTGGTTTACTTTGCGATGATATGGGGCTGGGAAAAACCCATCAAGCCATGGCTTTGATAGCTTCTGTAGCTAATCTTTATCGTAATTACGCAGAAGGTATTCAAAGGCATTTTCTTATCGTTTGTCCAACTTCTGTCATTTACCATTGGCAAGATAAATTAGAGCAATTTTTGCCAGGTTTGAGGATTTGTACATTTTTTGGTGTAAAACGTAGTTTAGCAGCTTTTCATCAAAGTTACGATATTCTTCTGACATCTTATGGAATTCTTCGTAACGAGAAAGAACTTCTCTCTCAAGTGAATTTTGAAATTGCTATTTTCGATGAAATTCAAGTTGCCAAGAATCAGACAAGTTTAGTTTATGCTGCTTTAAAAAATGTTAAGGCTCAAATGAAATTAGGATTAACGGGGACTCCCATTGAAAATCATTTGAGAGAATTGAAATCTTTATTTGACATCGTTCTGCCAACTTACATGCCAAACGAAAATGACTATCGAGAGCTTTTTATTAAACCTATTGAAAGAGAATATAATTCACACAGAAAAGATATTCTAAATCGATTAATTAAACCTTTTACATTGCGTCGTAAAAAAGAAGATGTATTGAAAGATTTACCCGAAAAGAGTGAAGAAATAGCCTATTGTGATTTGTCTCCTTATCAACAGCAACTTTATACAGAAGTTTTAGAACAGCGTAAACGTCATTTAATGCAAGATTTAAAAGATGATCAAACACCTATCCCTTATTTACATATTTTTGCTCTTCTTTCTAGTCTTAAGCAAATTTGTAATCATCCAGCAGTTCATTTGAAAAATCCGGGAGACTATCAAAAATACTCTTCTGGTAAATGGGAACTTTTTATAGAGCTTTTACGTGAAGCAAGGGAAAGCCAGCAAAAAGTAGTGATTTTTTCACAGTATCTTGGCATGCTAGATATTATTGAAAATTACTTGAATGATCAAAAAATTGGTTACGCGTCGATTCGAGGATCAACACAAAATCGAAAAGAACAGCTGCAAAAATTTAATCACGATCCTTCGTGTGAAGTTTTTGTGGGATCACTTCAAGCCGCAGGATTGGGAATTGACTTAACAGCAGCTTCTGTTGTAATTCATTATGATCGTTGGTGGAACGCGGCACGTGAAAATCAAGCGACAGATCGTGTTCACCGAATTGGGCAAATGAAAGGAGTTCAAGTTTTTAAACTTGTGACAAAAGGAACTTTTGAAGAAAAAATTGACGCAATGATAAACCGAAAAGGTCAGCTAATGGAAGAAATCATTGGCGTTGATGATCAAAATACCTTGAAAAAGTTCACCAGAAATGAACTAATTGAACTTCTCACTTACGAAGAAAAAGATGATGATCATATGACTCTTTCAGATGTAGAATAA
- a CDS encoding dual specificity protein phosphatase family protein → MEAPLHLNLNLSSGHLPSQINTVKEIDRKIENTLIRAFKSPTFYAFVCLGTLTGLSLSTLIRITILSPKLLKTTLLALSLAFIFLLKNNNHKIWFEFSLLCIRLEAAFVKVMSKLLPFSTKRNWYDEIQFSHNSTMNHKLLLGAIPLATMSHHRELQNLLSDRSFSVLSILKTFENTENGCTGSPVFPTDWAHLSIPHKQIEIFDLHPIPINELNEGVNFIHEQLQQRHVYVHCKVGRSRSAMMIIGYIMKYCQHELALQEGTNLVQQAINFVRKSRPQIYINSVQKQALNNYAVTLMSNSITL, encoded by the coding sequence ATGGAAGCTCCGCTTCATTTAAACTTAAATCTTTCGTCCGGTCATTTACCTTCTCAGATAAATACCGTTAAAGAAATAGATCGTAAAATAGAAAATACTTTGATTAGAGCTTTTAAAAGCCCTACTTTTTATGCCTTTGTTTGTTTGGGAACATTAACGGGACTGTCTCTTTCTACTTTGATTAGAATCACCATCTTATCACCCAAATTACTAAAAACAACTTTATTAGCTTTATCTCTTGCTTTTATTTTTTTACTAAAAAATAACAATCATAAAATTTGGTTTGAGTTTTCTCTTTTATGTATTAGGCTAGAAGCTGCTTTTGTTAAAGTGATGTCTAAACTACTTCCCTTTTCTACGAAAAGAAATTGGTATGATGAAATCCAATTTTCCCACAATTCTACCATGAACCATAAATTACTTTTAGGAGCTATTCCTTTAGCGACGATGTCTCACCATCGAGAACTTCAAAATCTTTTATCTGACCGTTCATTTTCTGTTTTAAGTATTTTAAAAACATTTGAAAACACTGAAAATGGATGTACAGGATCTCCTGTTTTCCCAACTGACTGGGCTCATTTAAGTATTCCACATAAGCAAATTGAAATCTTTGATTTACATCCCATTCCTATCAATGAATTAAACGAAGGGGTTAACTTCATTCATGAGCAATTGCAGCAAAGACATGTGTATGTTCATTGCAAAGTTGGTAGAAGCCGTAGTGCGATGATGATTATTGGATATATCATGAAATATTGCCAGCATGAGCTAGCTTTACAAGAAGGCACGAATTTAGTTCAACAAGCAATCAATTTTGTAAGAAAAAGTCGCCCTCAAATTTACATCAATTCTGTTCAAAAACAAGCTTTAAACAATTATGCTGTTACCCTGATGTCGAATTCTATAACGCTGTAA